The Acinetobacter sp. WCHA45 DNA window AGAGTTTTAAGTCAGCAAGGAATGAAAAATTTATATCATGGAAGTTTATCAAAAATGTTCGTAGACATGCCGAGCTGGTAAATCTAGTGTATTAAAATTAATCAATGTTAAGGGTGGTTTGTGCTTGGTTTTTTTTTAGATTTTATTACTATATGTATAATTGGTTTTAACCTTATATTACTTTTTAAGTTTTATAAGGGAAATTATCCTAGCAAAATAGCATTGAACTCTATTGGAAGAGATCAGACGCCATTTCCAATAAATAAAGAAGCCCAAAAGTTGGAAGAAGAATTAGTAAATACTGGCTTTTCTGTAATTGGATATTCATTTTTAGATAACACTTATGTCATGTTTCTTAAGCATACTGAAAACAATATCTCTTGCTTGATTTACTTAAATGATAAATATAAGAAAGTATGTTATGAGTTTTACTTAAAACCATTGATTGGGAAAGAAATTTTTATTGAAAGTTGTGATATGCCTATGACATTTGAACATTTGCATCGAGACCTTTATAGAATTCCTGCAAACTTAACGCCTACACTTGTCTATTTAAGTATTCTTAATAAAATAGGTAATGATGTGTTAGATAACTTGCCAACTTCGATAGATAAATTTCTGGAAATCGTATCAGATTATTTTTCTAAAGATGCAGAATATCAAACTCAACGAGGTTTTCTGTCCAAAATGAAAGCAGGACAAGAATTTCAAAAAATTAGTTTAATGGGAGCTTTTGTTCTTTTATTTCGTTCAGGATTCCCTACAGGATTTTATTTTTCCTATAAAGAACTCAACCGATTTAATAAAAAATTTCTTGGTCTTTAAACTATTACAATGGGTTGTATGGGTTGGTGGAACTACAAAATCAGTAACCGACAGCGATCTATACCTACGGTGATGACTTGGTTAGTTATCATCAAGGGTAAGCCTCCAGTGAACCACCATTTTCGCTCAAGATACAATTCCCCGATAGTGTCCACTCACCAATAAGTGGGCACCTATTTACGGATTTAAAGACAGTTATAGACGATTGTCTGTCCCCCTGTTTGTTGGTGACAGGCATTGTTCAGTTCTCTAACGCCTGTCGAATAGCAATGCACAGAATTTCATCAGAAAATGCCCTCATTTCTTGAATACTATCTTGTACCAGTTTTATTTACAGGCTCAGTCTTTCCAACTGTCAACAATGTCAGCCCAGTCTTGCATCATTTTCCGTCTTTGTTTTAGATGTTTAGAATGATCATAAGATGCTTTAGTTTTATTGGATTCAGCATGTGCTAATTGTTTCTCTATCCACGCTTCCTCATAATCCTTTTCATATAGTAAGGTTGATGCTGTGGCTCTAAAATCATGAGTAGTTACATCTTTAAGACCGATATACTCCAGCATGCTATTTAAAGTTGATGGTGAAAGCATCCCGCTACTCTTTTTGCTAAAAATAGCAGGGAACACCAGAATGCTATCACCTGATATTTCATGCTGCTGTCGTAAAACTTTATATGCTTGATCTGAAATTGGTAGTACATGGATTCTAGCTTTCTTCATCACTTCAATTGGAAATGTAATTAATTTTGATTCAAAGTCTACCCATGACCATTGCATCTTCCTGATTTCTACAGCGCGCAGCATTGTGTATAGGAGAATAAAGCCTGCATTCTTCACAGTTTGTGTGCCATTGTATTTAGGTAGACTTGTTCTTGCTTTATATCGCTCTTCTTTCGTTAATGCTCTTGCATGATTGACACGAGGACGTTTAATTACATCACGTACTGCATAAGTAGGATCATTCTCAGCACGAAGCGTTGCTATAGCATATCGAATAACACCACCAACAAATCTTCTGTTCTCAAGTGCCGCAGAAGCACCAGTAAATCTTCCATTTGATTCTTTTACAACACGATCTACAGTGTTATCAAGTATTTTAAGCACATCGGCTGCTGTTACCTCGTTTACATTCTTCTTCCCAATCACAGGTGAAATATCTTTTTCTAAAGCAATATCAAACTTCCCTTGATAGGTTTCAGACTTTGAACACATTCGTTTCAGCTTAAATTCAGCAGCAATTGTATCAAAGGTATTGGTTGTTTCAGCTAATGCTTGGGCTTTAATATTTTTACGATCTTCAACAGGGTGTATCCCTTTTGCTAGCTTTGCTCTCATTTGTTCTTTTAAAGAACGAGCCTCAGCTAAACTAATAGAAGGGTATTCACCCAAGCTCATTGATGATTCTTTGCCCTGAAAAATAAACTTGAATCGCCATACCTTAGCTCCAGTCGGTCTAATTTCTATATATAGCCGATCAGAGTCTAGTAATCGATATAATTTATCTTTTGGTTTTAAACTTTTGATTTTGGCATCTGAAAGTTTTGTAGTAGCCATTGCAAGTACTTTGAATGAAATGTTACCCGTATTATTACCCGTTTTTATAAGGAATTAAAAGAGACTAAAAAGAACTAATGAAAATAGTATTTATTTTATTTCAATTGCTTATGTTATTTAAGAGAACTGTAAGGAACTATAAAAAACATCAACCATTATTATTTTTTACAACTGTTGCTTGCGCCATAATTCAAACTTCCACAATTGCATCTATTGTGCCGTAAAACGTAACCTTTTTCCATTGTTTAGGAATTTCGCGTTTATTGCGAACTTTTGTTAAAATACATGCCTTATCTCATTCACTTAGAGTACAACGCATGTCTAAAACACGTGTGATTTATCCAGGGACCTTTGATCCAATTACCAATGGACATGTTGATTTAGTTGCAAGAGCATCAAAAATGTTTGATGAAGTTGTTGTTGCAATTGCAATTGGTCATCATAAAAATCCTGTGTTTAGTTTAGAAGAGCGTGTTGAGTTAGCCAAAGCATCATTAAGTCATTTAACCAATGTTGAGTTTGTAGGATTTGATGGCTTGTTGGTTAATTTTTTCCGTGAACAACGTGCTACAGCTGTACTTCGTGGTCTAAGAGCGATTTCTGACTTTGAATATGAATTCCAATTAGCCAATATGAATCGTCAGCTTGATCCTCATTTTGAGTCTGTATTTCTAACGCCTTCAGAGCAATACTCATTTATTTCATCGACATTAGTTCGTGAAATCGCTCGTTTAAAGGGTGATGTAACCAAGTTCGTGCCTGCTGTCGTCGTTCAGGCATTTGAGCGTAAACATCAACAAGGTTGGTAGCGTGTCTTTATATATAACAGATGAATGCATCAATTGTGATGTCTGTGAGCCTGTATGTCCCAATGAAGCAATTTATATGGGGGAATCAATCTATGAGATTGATCCTGCGCTTTGTACAGAGTGTGTGGGCCATCATGACAAACCGCAGTGCCAACTATTTTGTCCAGTTGATTGTATTCCTCTTGATCCCAATCATGTTGAGTCACAAGACCAACTGATGGAAAAATATAAAAAATTGACAGCGCAAAAAAATACAAGCAATTAACTTTGAACTTTGATAATATGCGCCTCGAAGTGGGCTGGACGGTCGCTGCTGTGGAGGTCTCCGTGACTGAAGCAGGGGAGGAAAGTCCGGGCTTCATAGGGCAGGGTGCCAGGTAACGCCTGGGCGGCGAAAGCCGACGGCAAGTGCAGCAGAGAGTAGACCGCCTCATTCGTGAGGTAAGGGTGAAAGGGTGCGGTAAGAGCGCACCGCGTGTCTGGTAACAGTTCACGGCAAGGTAAACCCCACCAGAAGCAAGACCAAATAGGAATCCTGAGGTACGGCCCGTACTGGATTCGGGTAGGTCGCTTGAGCGTATGAGTGATTGTACGCCTAGAGGAATGATCGTCCTCGACAGAACCCGGCTTATAGGCCCACTTCTAAGTTTTTTTGAAAATTGTGCTTGACGTGTGTAGCGAAAGTTAAGATAATGCGCCCACAGTTTTCGGCTATGTAGCTCAGTTGGTTAGAGCACCGCACTCATAATGCGGGGGTCACAAGTTCAAGTCTCGTCATAGCCACCATTTTATAGACCACGCTCCTGCGTGGTCTCTTTTTGTCTATTGTTTTTATAATTTTTTAAATACCTTTTTAACAAACTAATTTTACAGTTTAGTTAAGTGTTTAAATTTTTATGAAATTGCTGAAAAATGATCAAATGTGATTTAAAAGAATAAAAACTGTTCATATGTTCCGTATTTTCAACGTCATAGGCTTGACCGTTTAAGCGGAACACTAGATAATGCGCACACAGTTTACGGCTATGTAGCTCAGTTGGTTAGAGCACCGCACTCATAATGCGGGGGTCACAAGTTCAAGTCTCGTCATAGCCACCATTTTATAGATCACGCTCTTGCGTGGTTTTTTTATGCGCTTTTATTAGCTACCCAACTTATCAGGTATCAACTGAATATTATTTATGGATTTAAGGTAAAAAAGAATAGCCATCAGGTTTTCTGATGGCTTCAGTTGATTGGTTTTAATGTGATTGAATTAGAAAATTAAAGAGATATATTGATTTAGTCTCAATATATCTCAGCAGAAAAATAATATTTATAAATGCTTTTCAATCGTCGCTAGAGTTTGATGACTTTCATAAAAAGGTTTTACGATCATGGTGATAATAGGTTCTAATACACCATGTTCATCTAAGGCTACAACGACTTTAGGATAAAAACGTACAGCTTCATTTTGAAGATCTGACTCTTCAATACCAATCGCAGCAAATACATCCTCTAAGCTTTCGTCTTCATAAAAATCGTAAAAGACTTTTACGCCGTATAGAATAAGATCTTGAATATAGGAAGACTGGCGTAGCTCTTTCCAGTATTCATAAATCATTACAAAGAATTCTTCAACATCCAGAGGTGTGACTTGTTTGGTGTATTCAGATAAAGGTTTAGCTTTATTATCTTCCCAAATATTACGTGCCAAGCTCTCTAAGTCATCGTTTGAAAGTAAGCTTAAATCGGCAAGTTGTTCTTGGATAAAGCGGGCAATACTTTCTTCGATTTTCTGTTCAATGCGTTGTTGTTGACGATGTGAAAAAGTCTTTAGTTTCTGCTGCCACTGATATTTGCTTTCAGAAATTTGTTCTTCATCAGATTGTGAAAATAATTTTGGTAATTTATTTTGTAAAGTTGTGGTTGCGATATATTGGCATAATTGCTGAATTGAAGGGCTTTCTTTCAAGAAGTGGTTTAAATAATGTCGAATATTTTCTAATTCGAGAAATTTAGATAACCACATTTCAAATTGGTGATCCGAAAAAACATCTTCTAAATGTGCTGAAGACTGTAAAGAAAAAACATGCAAGCGTTGAGCAATTTCACCAATAAACTCTAATAGTCCAGCACCAAGCTGCATTTCAAAGGCATAACGCTTAACAACTGCCTGGATTTGTTCAAGCTCTATCACTTCTTTCAGTTTGATATTTGGCGCATGTTGTAGAAACAACTGAATAAACTGCTGAAAGAACTCAGGAGAAAGCTGTGTAGTAAGCTGATTTTTATAAAATGCCACTTGCTCAAGCATAAGTGCTTGAGCAAGTAATTGTGACTTTTCAGAAACAATTTTTTCAGTCATTCGCGGTCCATCCATTGACGATAGGGTAGCGTCGTTCGCGACTGAAAGCACGTGAACTAATCCGTGGGCCAATTGCACCCTGACGACGCTTGTATTCATTACGATCAACTAAGCGTATTACTTTTTCAACCACTTCAGCTTCGTAGCCTTTTGCAATTATGTCTGCTTGGCTAAGATCTTCTTCGATATAAGCGTACAGAATTGCATCAAGTACATCATAAGCAGGTAAAGAGTCTTGGTCTGTTTGATCAGGACGCAGCTCTGCTGAAGGTGGGCGAGTAATGACACGCTCAGGGATCACAGGTGTTTCACTTAATGTGTTACGGTATTTTGCTAATTCGAAGACGATGGTTTTATAGACATCTTTTAATACAGAGAAGCCACCGACCATATCACCATACAGTGTGCAATAACCGACTGAAATTTCAGACTTGTTACCTGTTGAAAGTACAAGGTTGCCAAACTTATTTGATAAACCCATGAGCAGGGTACCACGGGTACGTGCTTGTAAGTTTTCTTCCGTTGCATCCGCTGGTGTGTTGCCAAAGAACGGGAATAGGGTCTGCATGAAGCTATTTACTATTGGGTGAATCTCTGCAATACCGAAAGTTACACCCATACGACGTGCTTGTTCTGTTGCATCTTCTACACTCATTTGAGAGGTGTAAGTATAAGGCATCATCACGGCTTGTACTTTATCAGCACCAATTGCATCAACAGCAATAGCAAGTGTCAAGGCTGAATCGATTCCACCCGATAAGCCCAAGATCACACCTGGGAATCCTGAGCGTTGTACGTAGTCACGTGTTGCCATGACCAATGCTTGATAGATTTCAGCAAAAGTATCTAAAGTTGGAATTGGATTAGCAATTTTATACTGTTTTTGCTCTGCATCATATTCAGTCACATAAACAGATTCTTGAAAACTCGGTGCTTGTAATGCGAGTTCACCATTTTTGTTACTAACAAAACTTGACCCATCAAAAATAAGATCGTCCTGTCCACCAACTTGATTGACATAAACAATATTCAGATTCAGTTGTTTTGCGAGTTCATTTAATGTTTGGATGCGATGCTGTGGTTTGCCGACTTCATACGGAGAAGCATTTAAGACAAGCACAGTTTCAACATTCAGTTGGCTAAGTTGTTTGACGGTATTCAGTGACCAAACATCTTCACAAATCAGTACACCAAACTTATGACCTAAATACTCAAAAACGAGATGTTGATGGCCATCTTGGAAATAACGTTTTTCGTCAAAGACGCCATAATTTGGTAAGTTCTGTTTGTTGTATATTCCTAAAACTTGCCCATCTTTAATCACTGCGGCTGAGTTGTAACGGTGACCATCTTCAGTTTGATGTACGAAACCGAATACCATGACGATATCTTTTACTTCACTTAATTGAGCGAACGCTTTTTGAGTGCGTTTTTGTAAATTTGGGCGAAGTAATAAGTCTTCAGCTGGGTAACCTAGCGTAGAAAGTTCAGGGAAGATGATCAGATCAGCCTGTTGTTGTTTCGCTAAATTTGCTTGCTCAACCATCTTTTGAGTATTTGCGTCAATATTGCCAATATGCGGAGAAAATTGAGCAAGGGCAATTTTAAAATTTTTCATTCAAACCTAATCCTAAGTCTTAACAAGTGCTGATATACAAGTTCTTGATTTGTGTAAATATAATTTTAAAGAACGTTGTATATCATAGCGCCAAGTATTCTATATCTTAAAGAAAAATGACAAGATGTCTAATATATACTAATTGCACATTTTTCTGCGTAAAAATAACAAGTTTTTCTGTCTTAAAGAGCAACATTTTTAAATGGTTGCGTAGTGATGGTGCATGACTATGAATAAACTTAGCATTGTCATTTATTCTTTTTTTTCGTGTCACTTTCGCATACCGAAATGACAGTTCAATGACATGAATAGAAACACTCTTTTAGCTTATTTCGGTAATGGGATAAAAAAATACAAAAAATTAGAGTTTTCGTAAAATTTAAATCTATCAAAAACATAATTTTATTGAATTGAATCTTTTTTGACCGTTCGTCGGGAATCCTTTTGCTACACTTGAGTGTACAGATGTCCACTGCTATTATCCTAATTAATGTGAACATCTGTACACTAGATGTAACAGTAAAAATATGCATTTCGCATATAAAAAGAGGAAGTAGAAATGTCAGTTGTATTTTTTCCAGTAATTGCGTTTGGTTTAGCTGTTGTAGTTGGTCGTATTGGTACTTTAATGTTCCAAGAGCAAGTACAAGAGTCAGAGTAAGTTTGATTAATTAAACTTTTGATGAGAGGTAATAAGTTATGATGATTCCAACAATCTTATATCCAGTAATTGCTTTTGGATTGGCAATTGGTGTGGGACGTATCGGTACAATTGTGAAAGATGCGATGCGTGTAGATTTTACGACTGAAATGGATGATAGTCATGAACTTAGCTCAGAGAGCACTAAAAACACAGCAGCAT harbors:
- a CDS encoding tyrosine-type recombinase/integrase; its protein translation is MATTKLSDAKIKSLKPKDKLYRLLDSDRLYIEIRPTGAKVWRFKFIFQGKESSMSLGEYPSISLAEARSLKEQMRAKLAKGIHPVEDRKNIKAQALAETTNTFDTIAAEFKLKRMCSKSETYQGKFDIALEKDISPVIGKKNVNEVTAADVLKILDNTVDRVVKESNGRFTGASAALENRRFVGGVIRYAIATLRAENDPTYAVRDVIKRPRVNHARALTKEERYKARTSLPKYNGTQTVKNAGFILLYTMLRAVEIRKMQWSWVDFESKLITFPIEVMKKARIHVLPISDQAYKVLRQQHEISGDSILVFPAIFSKKSSGMLSPSTLNSMLEYIGLKDVTTHDFRATASTLLYEKDYEEAWIEKQLAHAESNKTKASYDHSKHLKQRRKMMQDWADIVDSWKD
- the coaD gene encoding pantetheine-phosphate adenylyltransferase, whose translation is MSKTRVIYPGTFDPITNGHVDLVARASKMFDEVVVAIAIGHHKNPVFSLEERVELAKASLSHLTNVEFVGFDGLLVNFFREQRATAVLRGLRAISDFEYEFQLANMNRQLDPHFESVFLTPSEQYSFISSTLVREIARLKGDVTKFVPAVVVQAFERKHQQGW
- a CDS encoding YfhL family 4Fe-4S dicluster ferredoxin, which gives rise to MSLYITDECINCDVCEPVCPNEAIYMGESIYEIDPALCTECVGHHDKPQCQLFCPVDCIPLDPNHVESQDQLMEKYKKLTAQKNTSN
- a CDS encoding NAD+ synthase; this translates as MKNFKIALAQFSPHIGNIDANTQKMVEQANLAKQQQADLIIFPELSTLGYPAEDLLLRPNLQKRTQKAFAQLSEVKDIVMVFGFVHQTEDGHRYNSAAVIKDGQVLGIYNKQNLPNYGVFDEKRYFQDGHQHLVFEYLGHKFGVLICEDVWSLNTVKQLSQLNVETVLVLNASPYEVGKPQHRIQTLNELAKQLNLNIVYVNQVGGQDDLIFDGSSFVSNKNGELALQAPSFQESVYVTEYDAEQKQYKIANPIPTLDTFAEIYQALVMATRDYVQRSGFPGVILGLSGGIDSALTLAIAVDAIGADKVQAVMMPYTYTSQMSVEDATEQARRMGVTFGIAEIHPIVNSFMQTLFPFFGNTPADATEENLQARTRGTLLMGLSNKFGNLVLSTGNKSEISVGYCTLYGDMVGGFSVLKDVYKTIVFELAKYRNTLSETPVIPERVITRPPSAELRPDQTDQDSLPAYDVLDAILYAYIEEDLSQADIIAKGYEAEVVEKVIRLVDRNEYKRRQGAIGPRISSRAFSRERRYPIVNGWTAND